One genomic window of Pecten maximus chromosome 3, xPecMax1.1, whole genome shotgun sequence includes the following:
- the LOC117324222 gene encoding LOW QUALITY PROTEIN: zinc finger C2HC domain-containing protein 1C-like (The sequence of the model RefSeq protein was modified relative to this genomic sequence to represent the inferred CDS: deleted 1 base in 1 codon), with protein MISSSVVDRSPVYGGSSNYQKIDYSNSAKRTNMDGGQPKMSRLQLMQMQYQQRMLKDKEEKLVNMYQENQQRAINRVQSKGMAREFFRERREMEANGNLDQMPSIAQHYQQKRRENGVHVNNNSPHGTISRHNSFGSNQSQRQYVGNNRQNSGGHQGYKTRYQKMSSAGRDKSNPLAPIERTNSQENDFFPRKPQIHGRPRTKDSEKRPVREDQMPKSAPINDFSPYDDSPPPNLTNLKNTQRQKVNAFGYGGRPPKGTTSKTTKPSDFQQFQSDRDQERADRLRRHQQTLDRGIVAGYEYEDEKENESEANSQRETAVDIERKQQEIMDKIARQQAELERIRKQRASEEEEEKRERERRKKREEERRKKMKEDEEKRRKEERERREMEEEAKRKSEQQRKTNKSRSRYDNQYQDNGSEGYASNMSSFRAEPTPPPQPKPARKAIIRRPPPQQNPLAMSSDSAHDNKPINSARGGNLSIFEQAARMEGAFDTDHVKQVKCSNCGRKFNADRIGKHREFCGNITKKRKVLDGTKMRVQGTELEKYVGKNGSPKRSAPSGKKGNWRKQHEEFVNNIRYARKVAQVQKEGGSLNSLPPPPPAENADYVQCPHCNRRYNETAAERHIPKCKDIKARPTALKRRR; from the exons ATGATTAGCAGTAGTGTAGTGGACCGCTCGCCTGTGTATGGAGGTTCGTCCAACTACCAAAAAATAGACTACTCCAACTCAGCCAAGAGAACGAATATGGACGGGGGTCAGCCAAAGATGTCCCGTTTACAGCTAATGCAAATGCAGTACCAACAGCGTATGTTGAAGGATAAAGAAGAGAAGCTTGTCAACATGTATCAGGAGAACCAGCAGCGTGCAATCAATCGTGTCCAGTCCAAAGGTATGGCAAGAGAATTTTTTCGAGAGCGACGTGAAATGGAAGCCAACGGTAACTTGGATCAAATGCCATCTATTGCCCAGCATTATCAGCAGAAACGGAGAGAAAATGGGGTGCATGTTAACAACAATTCCCCTCACGGTACGATCAGTAGGCACAACTCGTTTGGTTCTAATCAAAGTCAAAGACAGTATGTGGGTAATAACCGTCAAAACTCTGGTGGTCACCAGGGCTACAAGACCAGATACCAGAAAATGTCCAGCGCTGGTAGAGATAAGTCTAACCCTCTAGCACCAATAGAAAGAACAAATTCACaagaaaatgattttttccCAAGGAAACCACAAATTCATGGTCGGCCACGAACGAAAGATTCTGAGAAGAGACCAGTACGTGAAGAccaaatgccaaaaagtgcacctATCAATGATTTTTCTCCTTATGATGACAGCCCGCCACCAAATCTGACCAACTTAAAAAATACCCAGAGACAGAAAGTAAACGCCTTTGGTTATGGTGGGCGTCCACCGAAAGGAACAACGTCTAAGACCACAAAACCTTCTGACTTCCAACAGTTCCAGTCAGACAGAGACCAGGAGCGTGCCGACAGACTAAGGAGACACCAGCAAACTCTAGATCGTGGAATT GTGGCGGGATATGAGTATGAGGATGAAAAGGAGAATGAATCTGAGGCAAACTCACAGCGGGAAACAGCAGTAGACATTGAGAGAAAACAGCAAGAGATCATGGACAAAATTGCGCGTCAACAGGCTGAGCTTGAGAGAATAAGGAAACAGCGGGCTTCCGAAGAGGAAGAG gaaaagagagagagagaacgACGTAAAAAGAGAGAAGAGGAGAgacgaaaaaaaatgaaagaagaCGAGGAAAAACGAAGGAAGGAAGAAAGGGAGAGGAGGGAGATGGAAGAAGAAGCAAAGAGGAAATCAGAACAGCAGCGCAAGACAAACAAATCACGCTCTAGATACGATAACCAATATCAAGATAATGGAAGCGAGGGATATGCCTCAAATATGTCAAGTTTCCGAGCAGAACCAACTCCACCTCCGCAGCCTAAACCCGCACGCAAGGCAATCATTCGTCGCCCTCCACCACAGCAAAATCCTTTAGCAATGTCTTCCGACAGCGCGCATGACAACAAACCCATAAATTCTGCTCGAGGTGGGAATCTAAGCATCTTCGAGCAAGCTGCACGTATGGAAGGTGCTTTTGACACTGATCATGTAAAGCAAGTAAAGTGTTCAAATTGTGGTCGTAAATTCAATGCTGACAGAATAGGCAAGCATAGGGAATTCTGTGGCAATATCACGAAGAAACGAAAGGTTTTGGATGGCACCAAGATGAGGGTTCAAGGAACAGAACTGGAAAAATATGTAGGAAAGAACGGCTCCCCGAAAAGATCGGCTCCTTCT GGAAAGAAAGGGAATTGGAGAAAGCAGCATGAAGAGTTTGTTAATAACATTAGGTATGCCAGAAAGGTCGCCCAGGTACAGAAGGAGGGAGGAAGTCTAAATAGCCTGCCTCCTCCGCCCCCGGCAGAAAATGCAGATTATGTTCAATGTCCTCACTGTAACCGCAGATACAATGAAACGGCAGCAGAGAGGCACATACCTAAGTGTAAGGACATTAAGGCCAGACCTACTGCACTAAAGAGAAGAAGATAG